From Corynebacterium frankenforstense DSM 45800, the proteins below share one genomic window:
- a CDS encoding HPr family phosphocarrier protein, translating into MASKTVTVGSAVGLHARPASIIADAAGEYDDDIYLSLVGGDEDDDETDAASSLMIMALGAEKGDQVTVTSDNAEAVEKIAGLIEKDLDAE; encoded by the coding sequence ATGGCCTCCAAGACCGTTACCGTCGGCTCCGCCGTCGGCCTGCACGCCCGCCCGGCTTCCATCATCGCCGACGCCGCCGGTGAGTACGACGACGACATCTACCTGTCGCTCGTCGGTGGTGACGAGGATGACGACGAGACGGACGCCGCCTCGTCGCTGATGATCATGGCCCTGGGCGCCGAGAAGGGCGACCAGGTCACCGTGACCTCCGACAACGCGGAGGCCGTGGAGAAGATCGCCGGCCTGATCGAGAAGGACCTCGACGCCGAGTAG
- a CDS encoding carboxymuconolactone decarboxylase family protein, translating into MGIAELRNGFPDWAKDTKLNLGSLTRSKDLNEQQLWGTMLAVAASAGNATVLREIDAEAKEHLSEAARDAAFAAATVMAMNNVAYRSRAWLGDDYSGVRMGLRMNVISNPGVEKADFELWSLAVSAVNGCEHCLNAHEHTLREEGLSRETIWEAVKVAGTVRAAAQAYDILATTASDD; encoded by the coding sequence ATGGGTATCGCTGAACTTCGCAACGGATTCCCGGACTGGGCCAAGGACACCAAGCTCAACCTGGGCTCGCTGACCCGCTCCAAGGACCTCAACGAGCAGCAGCTGTGGGGCACCATGCTCGCCGTGGCCGCCTCCGCCGGCAACGCGACCGTGCTGCGCGAGATCGACGCCGAGGCCAAGGAGCACCTCTCCGAGGCCGCCCGCGACGCCGCCTTCGCCGCCGCGACCGTGATGGCCATGAACAACGTGGCCTACCGCTCGCGCGCCTGGCTCGGCGACGACTACTCCGGGGTCCGCATGGGCCTGCGGATGAACGTCATCTCCAACCCCGGCGTGGAGAAGGCCGACTTCGAGCTGTGGTCCCTGGCGGTCTCCGCCGTCAACGGCTGCGAGCACTGCCTGAACGCCCACGAGCACACGCTGCGCGAGGAGGGCCTGAGCCGCGAGACGATCTGGGAGGCCGTCAAGGTCGCCGGTACCGTCCGCGCCGCCGCGCAGGCCTACGACATTCTGGCGACGACCGCCTCGGACGACTAG
- a CDS encoding peroxiredoxin, translating to MNMLTVGDKFPEFNLTALKGGDLHEANAQQPEDYFETVSLDKYPRQWKVVFFYPKDFTFVCPTEIAAFGELNEEFLDRDTQILGGSVDNEFAHFNWRATHPDLKTVGFPMFSDIRHELVRALGIENADGVADRATFIVDPDGIIQFVSVTPDAVGRNVDEVLRVLDALQSEEVCACNWEANDPTKNINKMDVVQEALK from the coding sequence GTGAACATGCTCACCGTCGGTGACAAGTTCCCCGAGTTCAACCTCACCGCACTCAAGGGCGGCGACCTCCACGAGGCCAACGCCCAGCAGCCCGAGGACTACTTCGAGACCGTCAGCCTGGACAAGTACCCGCGGCAGTGGAAGGTGGTCTTCTTCTACCCGAAGGACTTCACCTTCGTGTGCCCGACCGAGATCGCCGCCTTCGGCGAGCTCAACGAGGAGTTCCTGGACCGCGACACCCAGATCCTGGGCGGCTCGGTGGACAACGAGTTCGCGCACTTCAACTGGCGCGCCACCCACCCGGACCTCAAGACCGTGGGCTTCCCGATGTTCTCCGACATCCGCCACGAGCTCGTGCGCGCCCTGGGCATCGAGAACGCGGACGGCGTGGCCGACCGCGCCACCTTCATCGTCGACCCGGACGGCATCATCCAGTTCGTCTCCGTGACCCCGGACGCCGTCGGCCGCAACGTCGACGAGGTGCTGCGCGTGCTCGACGCGCTGCAGTCCGAGGAGGTCTGCGCCTGCAACTGGGAGGCCAACGACCCGACCAAGAACATCAACAAGATGGACGTCGTGCAGGAGGCGCTGAAGTAA
- a CDS encoding PTS fructose transporter subunit IIABC, translating into MTDQIITPDLVALDADFGSSTTEVIEKLAGLVHAAGRATDQAVLASDAKAREAKSGTGVPGGVAIPHCRSEAVTKPTLAFARLANGVDFSGPDGDAHLVFLIAAPAGGGKEHLKILSKLARALVRKDFLAGLREAETPERIVELVLGVVNAPAKKKKPAADAATGAAGAGAAGATAAGATAASSEAASSEAAAPAAKADVTRIVAITACPTGIAHTYMAADSLTQEADARADVDLVVETQGSSAVTPVDPKIIEAADAVIFATDVGVKDRERFAGKPVVESGVKRAINEPTKMIDEAIAAAKNPHAHRVAGTAGSSSAAEAEDEKGLGWGKRIQQAVMTGVSYMVPFVAAGGLLLALGFLLAGYDVGSDDGWKAIVLGNSLTNLPGNEVIYDGVTYNFDRSGLLLYLGAVCFATGQMAMSFIVAALSGYIAYALAARPGIVPGFVGGAVSVLVGAGFIGGLVTGIVAGLVAMWIGSWKVPRFIGSLMPVVIIPLLSSLTVGVLMFLLLGRPLAALMNGLQDWLTSMSGSSAAILGIIIGLMMCSDLGGPINKAAYLFGTAGLSTGDEASLKIMAAVMATGMVPPIALSVATFVRKNLFTPAEQENGKSSWLLGLSFVSEGAIPFAAADPLRVIPSMMLGGATTGALSMIFGVTSQAPHGGIFVIFAIAPWWGFIVSIIAGVLVGAIAVIAMKQFWPNKAAEAAAAKAEKAPAHA; encoded by the coding sequence ATGACTGACCAGATCATCACCCCCGATCTCGTCGCGCTCGACGCCGACTTCGGGTCCTCGACCACCGAGGTGATCGAGAAGCTCGCCGGACTGGTGCACGCCGCCGGCCGCGCGACCGACCAGGCCGTGCTCGCCTCCGACGCGAAGGCCCGCGAGGCCAAGTCCGGCACGGGTGTGCCCGGCGGCGTCGCGATCCCCCACTGCCGTTCCGAGGCCGTGACCAAGCCGACCCTGGCGTTCGCCCGCCTGGCCAACGGCGTGGACTTCTCCGGCCCGGACGGCGACGCCCACCTCGTGTTCCTGATCGCGGCCCCCGCCGGCGGCGGCAAGGAGCACCTGAAGATCCTCTCGAAGCTGGCCCGCGCGCTCGTGCGCAAGGACTTCCTGGCCGGCCTGCGTGAGGCCGAGACCCCGGAGCGCATCGTCGAGCTGGTCCTCGGCGTGGTCAACGCCCCGGCCAAGAAGAAGAAGCCGGCCGCCGACGCCGCCACCGGCGCCGCCGGTGCGGGTGCCGCCGGCGCCACCGCCGCCGGCGCCACCGCCGCAAGCTCCGAGGCCGCGAGCTCCGAGGCCGCCGCCCCGGCCGCCAAGGCGGACGTCACGCGCATCGTCGCGATCACCGCCTGCCCGACCGGCATCGCCCACACCTACATGGCCGCCGACTCCCTGACCCAGGAGGCCGACGCCCGTGCGGACGTCGACCTGGTCGTCGAGACCCAGGGCTCCTCGGCCGTCACCCCGGTCGACCCGAAGATCATCGAGGCCGCCGACGCGGTCATCTTCGCCACCGACGTGGGAGTCAAGGACCGCGAGCGCTTCGCGGGCAAGCCGGTCGTCGAGTCGGGCGTCAAGCGCGCCATCAACGAGCCGACCAAGATGATCGACGAGGCCATCGCCGCCGCGAAGAACCCGCACGCCCACCGCGTGGCGGGCACCGCGGGCTCCTCCTCCGCCGCCGAGGCCGAGGACGAGAAGGGCCTGGGCTGGGGCAAGCGCATCCAGCAGGCCGTGATGACCGGTGTCTCCTACATGGTGCCCTTCGTCGCCGCCGGCGGTCTGCTGCTGGCCCTGGGCTTCCTGCTCGCCGGCTACGACGTGGGATCCGACGACGGCTGGAAGGCCATCGTCCTGGGCAACTCCCTGACCAACCTGCCGGGCAACGAGGTCATCTACGACGGCGTCACCTACAACTTCGACCGCTCCGGCCTCCTGCTCTACCTCGGTGCCGTGTGCTTCGCCACCGGCCAGATGGCGATGAGCTTCATCGTCGCCGCCCTGTCCGGCTACATCGCCTACGCCCTGGCCGCCCGCCCGGGCATCGTGCCCGGCTTCGTCGGCGGCGCGGTCTCCGTGCTCGTCGGCGCCGGCTTCATCGGTGGCCTGGTCACCGGTATCGTCGCCGGCCTGGTCGCCATGTGGATCGGCTCCTGGAAGGTGCCGCGCTTCATCGGCTCTCTGATGCCGGTCGTCATCATCCCGCTGCTCAGCTCGCTGACCGTCGGCGTCCTGATGTTCCTGCTGCTCGGCCGCCCGCTGGCCGCCCTGATGAACGGCCTGCAGGACTGGCTGACCTCCATGTCCGGCTCCTCGGCCGCGATCCTGGGCATCATCATCGGCCTGATGATGTGCTCCGACCTCGGTGGCCCGATCAACAAGGCCGCCTACCTCTTCGGTACCGCCGGCCTGTCCACCGGCGACGAGGCCTCCCTGAAGATCATGGCCGCCGTCATGGCCACCGGTATGGTCCCGCCGATCGCGCTGTCCGTCGCGACCTTCGTGCGCAAGAACCTGTTCACCCCCGCCGAGCAGGAGAACGGCAAGTCCTCCTGGCTGCTGGGCCTGTCCTTCGTCAGTGAGGGTGCCATCCCGTTCGCCGCGGCCGACCCGCTGCGCGTCATCCCCTCGATGATGCTCGGTGGCGCCACCACCGGTGCCCTGTCGATGATCTTCGGTGTCACCAGCCAGGCCCCGCACGGCGGCATCTTCGTGATCTTCGCGATCGCTCCCTGGTGGGGCTTCATCGTCTCGATCATCGCCGGTGTGCTCGTCGGCGCGATCGCCGTGATCGCCATGAAGCAGTTCTGGCCCAACAAGGCCGCCGAGGCCGCCGCCGCCAAGGCGGAGAAGGCCCCGGCCCACGCCTAG
- a CDS encoding 1-phosphofructokinase family hexose kinase, with the protein MIVTLTPNPSTDATLELDGPLERGAVLRLKSTTHVAGGKGVNVAHAAELAGADTLAVFPAGADDPFVSLVAASGVPHRDVTVAGSARTNTTVTEPDGTTTKLNGPGPELSGSERAELTEALIAAVPEGAGQWVVLAGSLPPGVPADWYATLVDAVREARPEAKVAVDTSDAPMIALGGRFPASAPDLIKPNGLELGQLVGVDGQELERLAEDGDFGPVVEAARKVNGQGVENVLVTLGGAGAVLVTPEGAWKGTPPPTTVASTVGAGDSSLTGFILATLDGEDSAGALRRAVAYGSAAAGLPGTTLPRPDQADVERTRVSTVD; encoded by the coding sequence GTGATTGTCACGCTGACCCCCAATCCAAGTACCGACGCCACGCTCGAGCTGGACGGCCCGCTCGAGCGCGGCGCCGTGCTTCGACTCAAGTCAACCACGCACGTCGCCGGAGGGAAAGGGGTGAACGTCGCCCACGCCGCGGAGCTGGCCGGGGCCGACACCCTCGCCGTCTTCCCCGCCGGCGCCGATGACCCCTTCGTCTCGCTCGTCGCCGCCTCGGGCGTGCCGCACCGCGACGTCACCGTCGCCGGTTCGGCCCGCACGAACACGACGGTCACCGAGCCGGACGGCACCACCACCAAGCTCAACGGCCCCGGCCCGGAGCTCTCCGGGTCCGAGCGCGCCGAGCTGACCGAGGCCCTCATCGCCGCGGTGCCCGAGGGCGCCGGGCAGTGGGTCGTCCTCGCCGGTTCGCTGCCGCCGGGGGTCCCCGCGGACTGGTACGCGACGCTCGTCGACGCCGTCCGCGAGGCCCGTCCGGAGGCCAAGGTCGCCGTCGACACCTCCGACGCCCCGATGATCGCCCTGGGCGGCCGCTTCCCGGCCTCCGCCCCGGACCTGATCAAGCCCAACGGTCTCGAGCTCGGCCAGCTGGTCGGCGTCGACGGCCAGGAGCTCGAGCGCCTCGCCGAGGACGGCGACTTCGGTCCCGTCGTCGAGGCGGCCCGCAAGGTCAACGGGCAGGGCGTCGAGAACGTCCTGGTCACCCTCGGCGGGGCCGGTGCCGTCCTGGTCACCCCCGAGGGCGCGTGGAAGGGCACCCCGCCGCCGACCACGGTCGCCTCGACCGTGGGCGCCGGCGACAGTTCGCTGACCGGGTTCATCCTGGCCACCCTCGACGGAGAGGACTCCGCCGGGGCCCTGCGGCGCGCCGTGGCCTACGGCTCCGCCGCCGCCGGCCTGCCGGGTACCACGCTGCCGCGGCCGGACCAGGCCGACGTGGAGCGCACCCGGGTCTCCACGGTCGACTGA